Proteins encoded by one window of BD1-7 clade bacterium:
- the fabB_3 gene encoding 3-oxoacyl-[acyl-carrier-protein] synthase 1 — protein MKRVVVTGMAGISPIGNDWETISNNLKNGNTGIVKMDDWAKYEGMDTQLAGLVEDFEKPREFNRKITRSMGRVALMAAITTRNALEDAKLLGNSDILSNGLTGVAFGSSTGSPPALADFGHMLSDYSTRGVNATSYLKMMPHTTAVNIGVHYKLRGRVYTTSSACTSGSQAIGYAYEAIRNGQQKVMLAGGAEELCPTEAAVFDTLFATSTKNETPELTPAPFDANRDGLVIGEGSATLILEELEHALERGANIHAEIIGFGTNADGSHVTQPNAETMRICMELALADADISPSDVGYINAHGTATDRGDTAESNATEAVYSNDTPISSLKSYTGHTLGACGALEAMTAINCMNENWFYPTANLNEIDPACGNLDYIKGAVRELAVDNIVSNNFAFGGINTSLIFKRWKT, from the coding sequence ATGAAACGCGTTGTAGTTACCGGCATGGCAGGCATCAGCCCGATTGGCAACGATTGGGAAACCATTTCTAACAACCTCAAGAATGGCAACACAGGCATCGTCAAGATGGACGACTGGGCCAAATATGAAGGTATGGATACGCAACTTGCCGGGCTAGTTGAAGATTTTGAAAAGCCACGGGAATTCAATCGTAAAATCACCCGCAGTATGGGACGTGTTGCACTAATGGCAGCAATTACCACGCGAAATGCGTTGGAAGACGCCAAATTGCTTGGCAATAGCGACATACTGTCAAACGGATTGACTGGCGTTGCATTTGGTTCTTCAACAGGCAGTCCGCCAGCACTTGCTGACTTTGGGCATATGCTTTCTGACTACTCTACCCGCGGTGTCAATGCGACCTCATATTTGAAAATGATGCCGCATACCACTGCCGTTAATATTGGGGTTCACTATAAGTTACGCGGCCGCGTTTATACCACCTCAAGTGCATGCACATCCGGTAGTCAGGCCATTGGATACGCCTATGAAGCTATCCGCAATGGCCAACAAAAAGTCATGCTTGCCGGCGGCGCTGAAGAGTTGTGCCCAACAGAAGCCGCAGTATTCGACACCCTGTTCGCCACCAGCACTAAAAACGAAACACCTGAGTTAACTCCTGCTCCGTTTGACGCGAATCGCGATGGTCTCGTCATTGGTGAAGGCTCTGCTACGCTCATACTCGAAGAGCTTGAACACGCACTGGAACGCGGCGCCAATATCCATGCAGAAATCATCGGTTTTGGCACCAATGCAGATGGCTCACATGTGACTCAACCAAATGCTGAAACCATGCGTATATGTATGGAACTGGCATTGGCTGATGCCGATATATCCCCTTCTGACGTGGGCTATATCAACGCACACGGCACCGCGACTGACCGTGGTGACACTGCTGAAAGCAATGCCACAGAAGCGGTTTATTCCAATGATACGCCCATTAGCTCGCTAAAAAGCTACACCGGACACACCTTAGGTGCCTGTGGAGCTCTAGAAGCTATGACAGCGATTAATTGCATGAACGAGAACTGGTTCTACCCGACAGCGAACCTGAATGAGATCGACCCGGCTTGCGGCAACCTTGACTATATCAAAGGGGCTGTTCGCGAACTGGCTGTCGATAACATCGTGAGCAACAATTTCGCCTTTGGCGGCATAAACACATCGCTCATCTTCAAGCGCTGGAAAACATAA
- the paaG gene encoding 1,2-epoxyphenylacetyl-CoA isomerase yields the protein MSDFETLEFSIENQVAIIKLNRPEAANGINLQMAQELMQAAIDCDENPAIRAVLLTGNGKMFSAGGDLKSFAAFGDQVAAKIKELMVYMHSSISRFSRLQKPVVIAVNGMAAGAGFSIAATGDLVYAAASAKFTMAYTAAGLSPDGSASFFLPRLIGMRRTQELMLTNRRLSAEEAKDWGVLTDVVEDDKLYETALAQATKLANGPTLAFGTVKKLLMTSFQESLETQMEHEAQGMGTMAGTIDGKEGISAFVEKRKPEYKGL from the coding sequence ATGTCCGACTTTGAAACACTCGAGTTTTCTATCGAAAACCAAGTTGCAATTATCAAACTGAACCGCCCTGAAGCAGCCAACGGCATCAACCTGCAAATGGCGCAAGAGCTGATGCAAGCGGCTATCGACTGCGACGAAAACCCCGCTATTCGCGCCGTATTGTTGACCGGTAATGGCAAGATGTTCAGTGCCGGTGGCGACCTCAAAAGTTTCGCTGCTTTCGGAGATCAAGTTGCTGCAAAAATCAAAGAGCTGATGGTTTACATGCACTCTTCGATCTCACGGTTTTCCCGATTGCAAAAACCTGTTGTTATTGCCGTGAATGGCATGGCGGCCGGCGCAGGCTTCAGTATCGCCGCAACCGGTGATTTGGTTTACGCTGCAGCATCTGCCAAATTCACCATGGCATATACCGCAGCAGGGCTTTCACCGGATGGTTCAGCGTCATTCTTCTTGCCGCGCTTGATTGGCATGCGTCGTACCCAAGAACTTATGCTGACCAATCGCCGCTTAAGTGCAGAAGAAGCGAAAGACTGGGGTGTATTAACGGATGTTGTTGAAGACGATAAGCTTTATGAAACAGCGCTAGCGCAGGCAACAAAACTCGCTAACGGCCCAACACTGGCCTTTGGTACTGTTAAAAAACTGCTAATGACGAGCTTCCAAGAGAGCTTAGAGACCCAAATGGAACATGAAGCACAGGGCATGGGCACAATGGCAGGCACTATCGACGGAAAAGAAGGCATCAGCGCGTTTGTTGAGAAACGCAAACCTGAATACAAAGGTCTGTAA